In Chlorobiota bacterium, the sequence ATAGCAATGTGCTATGAAGCATGGAAGCATAGATAACCATATACTCTATGGAGCCTTTCCATGCTGGAAATTTTTCGATGCTTTTTTGCCATTCATTCCACCAGTATATTGGGATTTTACCTGTTTGTTCCCCCTCAATGCACATCATGTAGGAGCAACCATACAGGTATTGCTGGGCTTCCTCAACTGTTGTAGGGTTTGCTGTCAATTCAGCGTAGCGGCGAGCTTCACCTTGGCAATCCTGTAGCCCAGACTTCATGTGGGCAAGCATCAAGGTGGTAAGGCGTAAATAGATTTCGCGATATCGCACATTCGCAACTGTGCTTGGTGCCGCGTCCAACAGCCATTTCAATGTATCTAGAACTACAACTGCAGCTTGGCTTCCATGGCTAACCCATATATCTGGTGGTCTTTTCACCCAGTTATCAAATGCTGCTGCAATAGAGTCGTTAGGGATTTGCTCCAAAGATACTCCCTGTAATTGTTCAAATAACTGAATTGAATGAATTGGAATATTTTCTGCTAAAATGCGCATTAGCTGAACAGAACTGCCACTGCTTTGTTTTAACAGATGCCGATGAAGCAGTGTGTGAGTAAAACCATATGCTGATTGTTCAAATTCTTTCTCTATTTCCAACGAAACAGATAGCACGGGAACCAGAATCCCCTTATGGATAAGTTGCTCTATCACCAACTTGGAATTATCTATCATTATTGCAGCAGCTTCCGGGGAGATAATCTCACCTAAGGCTGCTAATTGTCGAGCGGAATCTAACTCCTGGCTGGTAAGGTGTGCTGCTAACCCATCCGATAGCACCTCAACAAAACGACTGATATTCGATTTCAAAACAGGTAACGGGCATAACACTTTCCAGCGCGAACCGCCCATGCTTTCAATTCCGATCAATTTTGAATGCACGGCACCGCGCAACGCTGAACGGAGTGCCAACGGATTGCCACCGCTTATTTCGTGAAGTACACGTATGCATTCCTCTTCGCCACGCGAAATGAATAGTCGCTCCCATAATGCTTCAACCTCTTCTGCGTTTAGCCCTTTCATTGCTATCTCGGTTGTTAGATAGCGTTCAATTATGCCGCGTGCATCGAACACTACTGGCCGAGCCAGAAATACTACGCGTAGATATTCCTGCGACATTCCTTCCAAGAAGCCCGCTAATTCCATCAATAATTCGGCTGGCAACCAGTGAATATCCTCGATTACCAATAATGCTGGGCGCAGCTTAACTAACCTTTGTAATGCGGTGGTCACGCTACCAATGGTATCCTCCACGTGGCCCGCAAGCAACGTGCGAACACCAAGGTTTGTTCGGATTGCTTTTGCAAGCAGCTGTGCTAACGATAAGGTGCTTCCGGTAAACAGCTTCACCCGCAAAACAATCCCACCATTGTGGGTGATATGAGGAATTAATTCATCTATCACCCTACTTTTCCCCATTCCAGCTTCGCCAAGCACCAGAGCCGCCTGCAACCCTTGCTCGTCGGGTGCCTGATGCCAAAACTGAACCAGCATCTCTATCTCACGGCTACGCCCTGTAAATGGCAATATTCCATGATTTAAAAACCCTGTTAATGCCTCCGGAACAATCACGCGTTCAGTAGATTGTAAGGCTTCGAATTTCTTTGCCATCTTCGTGTAAACTGGTTTGTTAGCTTGATTGAACGGAGTCATCTACAATAGCGAAGTCCGGCTGCGTGTGCAGCCGGACTCCTTCCCGGCCCTCCGCCCCATGTCCTGTTTCACAGGGCGGAGAAATTGGCTGGCGGGGCAGCGGGCGTTTTTTTTACCGGATGATTGTTGCCCGTTGGTATCCCCAGCCCGAAGCAGTGCGAACCGCAACGATGTAGTTGCCCGCTGGCACCATGCTTACATCAAGGTCGAATCGTTGTTTTCCGGAAGCCACCTTCCCATTGAAGCCGGCCAATACCTGCTCCATAGTGACTGTCAGCAGTTCCACCGATAGCTCCCCCTCTTCCATTTCCTCCGTCTCGATAGTAAGAAAATTTGCTGCTGGGTTTGGATATACATGCCATTGAATTGTTATAGGGTTGCCAGATGCTGGCGGCATAAATTTTGGAACGGCAACGTTTCCTGACTCCTCATCGGCTCCGATGTCAACCCCGGAGCCATAGGGGCGCGCATCGCCATCAATATCGGACGATAGCTCGCTGATGATCGTTCCTTTATCGCGCGCCACTGTGTCGGCTGGATGAAGCCGGTAGATACCATCCCCACCTACATACAATTGTGGCGAGCCAACCATTGAGTGATTGTCGTTGCCGGTGAGCGATCTCCACTCTGCAATCGTCCTGTTCCCGCCGCCCCACCGGAATCGGTTAATTGTTGAGAAGGTATTGTAATCACTGACCACGCCACGTGGCCCGGTGCCGATCCAAGCCCCATTGGTGCTCATGGTTAGCTGTGCATCACGAACTCCAGTAAGGATATTGTTTTTCAGCACGACACCGTTTATTTGGTATGGGTATGGCACGGTCGCGCTTTTCTTTGCTTCGGTGAATTTTATCCCGTAATAATACCCCTGAATTGTATTTCCCGTGATTGTGAAATTGCTGGTAAAATCGTGGTCGTGGCCGGCAGCAAGATCAATCGCTGCGCCAAGCTGCTTGCTTGGTGTGCCATGATAGGCGATAATGTTATTCCGCATGATGACATTGCGAACCTCCATGCTATCACGTGAAGTTGTGGAGTAGGAACTGATGTCCTCCACCTTTATCATTGGCGTGTACAGGTGGCATACGGCATCGCCACGGTGCATGCGGTTGTTTTCAATCACCACATTGGTAACATCGCGGTGGCCGTAGCGGGTGTCGGTTCCCAGGTTGATTGCCGTCACGCAGTCGTTGAAGATGTTGTTGCCAATCAGCACGTCCTGGCCATTATCGCTGATGTTGACGGCGGTCTGAAGGCCGCAGCCGGGGGTGTTCGGGTTGTTGTAGCCGTTGCCGTCGCAGTTAAACACGTTCCCGGTTACCTGAAAATTGCTGAGATATTTATCCCACGCCTTCAATCCGGTGGCATTGATATTTACAACATTATCACGGAACCGAATGTTCGGCCCATCCACATACCGCATGATAAATCCGCCAACGGAATCGAAGATATTCTGCTCCACCAACAAGTTTGGCGTGTACGAAGGTTGGATAGCAATGCTGGCAGAACCGGCGTCGCAAAATCGCCGCAAATTCTTGAAAGTGTTGTTGTGAATCCACCAATCCGAACAACCGTTCAGCCCAGAGCATTTCAGCTTGATGAAGAGCGATGGAGTATCATGGCCGCACGTGTCCGGCTCAAAATTCTGGAGCGTTGCCCAAGCAATTTCAACATAGTCTGGACGCTGCGGAAATGCGGCTTCAATGGCGATGTTCCGCTCCCCTTGCCCATCTATCACAAACTGCTCGTCGGCAAGGTTCCCGTCGGCATCGGTGTCCCATGCAATAATTTGATTGCGGCGGTCCGGCGCGGGGCCCCCGGCACGAACCACCACTTCCTCGTTGAAAACCCCTGCGCAACGGCAGCGTATCCAATCGCTGTTGTTCCATTTGTCCACGCACTTCTGGATGGTGCGCAACGGAGCTTGCGGCGTTCCAGGGTTCAGGTCGCTTCCCCACGAAGCCACGTAGTAGTTTTTTGCCCCGTTGAATTCATCCGCCCCAATGTCCCAAGCCGCACCGTTTGGCCGCGGGTCCCCATCAATATCGGCAGCAAATTCCGATAGCGTTGCGCCACGGTCGGTTGCGCAAACGTCGGTATGAAGCAGCCGGAACACGCCACGCCCATCAATTTCATAGGAGGGTGAACAGAGCGTTGAGTTGCTATCGTTCCCCGCCAGTGCTTGCCACGCGGCAAGGGTGCGCGCACGCCCCCAAGCGAATTTATCCACGGTGGAGAAGGTGTTGTGGTTGCTGACCCAGTTCGCTGGGGGTGGACCAATCCATATCCCGCTGGTGTTCAGCGTGAATTGCGCGTCGCGGATACCGCTGAAAATGTTGTTCACCAGCGTCACTCCGTTGGTCTGGTTCGCATACGGGGTTGTTCCGATTAACGCTTCATCAACCCGAACGCCCCACAGGAAACCATGCGTCGTGTTGTTGGCAAACGTGATGTTGTTGTTAAATGGATACGGGTGGCCAGAAGTAATATCCACTGCTGCGCCTTGCACCCAGCTTGTTGGGTTGGAAGTATTCAGGATAACGTTGTTCCGAAACGTCAGGTCCCGCACCTTGATTGCCGCGCCGTTTTTTATGGCCACCCCTCCTTTATCCTTGATAACGATTGGCGCAACATAGCGGTTCGTTACCCGCTCGCTTCTGCGAATGATGTTCCCTTCCACCACGTGGTTGCTGTTGTCCCGTTCGCCGGTTTCGGGGGTGGTGCCGAAGTAGATACAGGTGACGCAGTCGTTGAACGTGTTGTTCCGAATAACGCTTCCCTGGATATTATCGCTGAAGTTGATGGCACTTTGCGGGCCGGTTGCACTGCTTCCCGGGGCGTTTACTCCGTTGCCGTCGCAGTTGAACAGATTGCCGGAAATTTCTATTCCATCAATCGTTGCCGACGACGCACTGATCCCGGTCCCGACAATCCCAACGATATTGTTGCGGAACCGAATCCCCGCCCCTTGAATGTTCCCCATGATGAAGCCACCGATGGAGTCGAAACGGTTGGATTCCACCACCAGGTTTGGCGCGTTTGCGGGCTGAATCGCCACCTGCCCCGCCGCCACATTGCAGAACTGCGCAAGGTTCCCGAACGTGTTGTCGTGAACCAGCCAATCGGCACAACCGTCGGCTCCGTAGCAGTTCATGCGGATAAAATGCGCGCCGCTACTTCCCCCACACCCGCCATCGGGCTGATAGTTGCGGAACTCCACCCAACCGATTTCAACGTTATCGGGCCGCGCACCAATCGCAACGTCAATGGCGATGTTGCGCGTTCCTTCTCCATCCAGCACAAACGTTTCGTCGCTTCGTATGCCATCGTTATCGGTGTCCCACGCCACCAATCCATTCCGTTGCAATGGCGATATCCCCCCCTTGCGGATGATGACTTCCTCGTTAAAAACGCCGCTACAATGGCAGTTCACCTGCACCGTGTCGTTCCAAGTGCCGACGCATCGGCCAACGGTCCGGAACGGAAGCTCTGGCGTGCCAGGGTTGGTGTCGTTCCCTTCTGCCGAGGAGACATAGTAGTTGATTTGCGCCCTGCCCACCAGTGTGGCCAGCAGTAGCATCGGAAGGAGAATCGGAAGGAGAAATCGGATCTTCATAGCTGCTCCGCAAAAGGTTGTGGACAGAAGGAGGTGGCAGCACCACGGTGCTTCGATCATGTAAAAAACGGGTTGCCGCATCGGTATCGCGCCAATCGCGGCATCAGTTCACGAAATAATGAGCCGGCAAAGGCAGAATGGGGAGCGGCCGGCAAAGGCCGCCCCCGCAATCAGCGTGGCGATCTGAAGGTACAGAGCACGTGGTGAAACCGGCGAAGCCGCTTTCGATTGTGGCCGGGATTGCTGGGAATCACTCACTGTGGAACTCTGTGCTGCCAGCTTTGCATTGCCAGCTTTGTGCTGCCAGCAAGGCACGCATCACTTTGCTCGTAAATCGGGATTGTCAATCCGCAACTGCGTTCCTTTCCAATCGGGTTTGGACTCGATTCGGATTCCGCGCAGCAGTTTTTTTACTTCTTCCAACTCCGCTTGCAATGCCTTCACCTGTTTCTCCAATTCTTCCACGCGTCCGCTGCCGTCGCCGGTTGCTGCGCCAGTGGGGCGATTAAGCCGTGTGAAGTTTTCAAACAGGATGGAAATCTTCTTCCGTTTTGCTTGCTTTTCGATGCCGGTAACGTGGCTCCAATCCACTGGCTCGGCAGCGCGTGCAATGATGTAGCTGGTGTCGAATCGCCCGTTGTCGCGCATGGCATGGCCGGGGGTTGAGGAAGAGATAAGGTAATCGCCAATCGCGATTGCCCCAGCTTCATCGGTCACCCACATCTCTCCGTTGCCAACCGCCATCACCAAAAAAGGGTTTTCTTTATCCAGCTTCCGCGTGGACTCCTGCCGCGCCAAAAACGCGCCAAGAATGCGGGGGTCGTTTGGGCGGGTTGAAAGGGCAACGCCGTACAGGATTTCGGCATTGGGATTATCGCGCAGATATTGATTGTTCCCGGTAAGCGTGGCCAGCATTCCTTGCTGCGCGTCGGATTCGTTTTCCGGCAAGGCGTAGTGCGAACCGGTGAAGGCGTTGTAGGAAACGGTTGTCCCCGCAACGGAAATCGTTCCTTCTTCGGTTCCATCTTGGCGAATGCTGAGGATTGTCCCATCGCTGGTGGTGCGGTTCAGCTCGGCAACGGTCGCGCTGGATATTTCAACATCAAGCCGTGCGCTTGGTGCGGTGGTTCCTATGCCCACATCGCCGTCACCTTCGATGCGGACCCGCTCGGCAATGTCGTTTGCGGCGTTGACGGTTGCGAACGTCATCGCACTGGTGCGGCTTGCGTTGGTGGCGGTGGTCCAGATGGTGGCAATGCGCCCGGCATCTTGGTTTGCTGTGGAGTTAGACTCAAGCTGAAATTGAATCCCCGAGCCGAACCCCGCAGCAGGTGTTCCGGTTGAGGCGTGTTCAATCCGAAGCACGTTATCAATCACGTTGGTGGTGCTGTTTTCCAGCACGATATCTTGGCGTGCGGCCGGGGTTTCCGTACCGATGCCAACATCGCCATCCCCTTCCACCACAAACGGCACGGCCCCACCGTAATAGAAAGCGCGGCGCGTTCCGCTCACCGTGCTGGGGATATTATCCACCTGGATGCCAGTGTAGTTTTGCACCGCACCGGTGCCGGTGATTAATGGCTGCTGGCTTTGCACGCCAATAAATGTTCCGATGTTGCCCGAGCTTTCAATCGTGGGACCGGTAAGCAATCCGCGCCCCGTCGTCACGGTCCCGCCCGATGAGCTGGTGACCAGAGCCTGGACCCCATTGGCCGAACTCATCGTCCCCGTTCCGGACATCACTGTTTGGCCATAGAGGGCGCTGGTAAGTGTCGAGGTTCCAGAGGAAGCATGGTTCACATTGGCTTGAAGCCCGCGTAGCTCGGCAACGGTGGATGTGTTGTGGTTGGCCAAGCGAACAAACCGGCTGATTGCCTTTGCGTTCGCCATGCTTGCCGTGCCAGCAACCACTGTGCTGTCGAACGCCATTGTTGCGTGGTAGCCAGCACTGGTTGCGCCGGATGGATTGATCTGCTGCGAAGTTTTCACACCAATGGAGTTCGTCCAGCTGGTGATGGTTTGCGTTGGGTCGGTGATGTCGGGGGTGGTGATCTCCACATACGAAACCGGTGCCGATGTGCCGATGCCGATATCCCCGTTCCCTTCAATAATTACTGGGCGATTCTTCCCTGTGCCGTCGTAAAAAAATGCGCGCCGGTTGCCCGCCACCACGTCGGGGTTGATATCCTCGATATGCACGCCAGTGTAATTGGCAACCGTCCCGCTACCGGCGATAAACGGCTCGATGGAACGTAGCCCAACAAAATTTGTGATGTTTCCGGTGCTGCTGATAAATGGGCGCGCCGATACGCCGGTGGCATTGGTGATTGTTCCGCCACCTCCATTGGTAATGATCGCCGCGTACCCTATTCCATTGGTTACTGTGCCGATGCCAGTTAACCCTGGGTTGGAGTAGAATCCAACAGCTTCATTCAAGGTTCCACTTCCAGCCTGCACCGCGTTCCCCTGAAATGCCCGAAGCGTTGCAATGGCGTTGTTATTGAAGTTGCGGATGTTCGAGAATCGCCCGATGAATGTTCCCGAGGCAAGGTTGCTGGTTCCGATAACCGCGACGCTATCGAACGCAGAAACCGCATGATACCCCACCCCAGTTGCTGCCGAAGGATTGATTACCTGCGACAACTTCAATCCAATCGAGGGGGTCCAATCCGTGGTAGTCTGGGTAGAACTGGTGATGGTCGGCGCGGAAATCTCCATAAATGGAATAGGTGTGGATGTCCCGATTCCAACCTTGCCGCTGGTGAACAACGCTGCGTAGTTCGTCCCCCCGCCCGATGCTTCCACGCTTAATCCCGTCGCCGTCCCCGTGCCGTTGGCCACCGCACGTACCGAAAGCCCGCTGGCACTTGCGTTGGCTCCGCTTTCTGAGGCTATCCGTGCCCCAAGCGCAGCCGTCCCCGACCCCAGCGCGCTGTAGGCAACATCGAACAACCGGCTGCTTGCTCCAGCAGTCACCTGCGCCGATGCCACGTTGTAGCGAACGTACGTTCCCGTCAACAACGTCCCCGGATCGGCCCACACAGGCACCCCTCCGGAAAGTGATAGGATCGCCCCATCGGCCCCTGCGCTCAACCAGTTTGTGGTCCCCGTGCCGTTGGTTGTGAACAGCAATGCCCCCATTCCCGGCCCGGCGGCCGGCATCTCCACGGTGTAATTGCTGCCGATGCCGCCGGAAGGGCTGCGCAAGGTGATCCGCTTGCCGGTGTTGTCCTGCAGCTGAATGCCGGGGTTGAACGGCGTAGGCGTTTGCCCCGCGGCTTCCCCCAACGTTATCGCCACGGCCAGAAACGCCGGAAGGATAGATCGAAGATATTCGTGCTGCCTCATGTGCTGCTGGTGCTGTCGGTGTGAAAAAGTTCGCGCAAAAAATTTCGGCATCGCTATTGCCGGCATATACCGGACTGATGCTCCGCGTTGGAAGGAGAAAGAGGAAAACCCGCAGAGCATCAGTCCATGATAATGCTGCCGATGGTGACGCCGACTTACGGATTCATGCAGATGATGTTAGCCGTGCAGTTTGCTGGCGGCAAGCCGTTCAAAGCAAAGCTGAACGTGTTGGTTCCGGTGTCAACGCCGGTGATGGTGGCCCAGTATTGGGTTCCATCGGTTCCATTTTGGATGGTGATTGTAATCACCGACCCCGCTGCCAGCGTGAAGCCCGTTGGCGCGGCAACCCCGGTGTACACATCTTGCCCGTCGGTTAGCCCAAAGCGGCGGGAGTTGATGGTGTTTGCAATGCTGGCAGCAATCGTGATGGAGCCAGCTGCGTTCGTCACCGTGATTCCGGTTCCGGCAGTGATGGTCCCCAGCGTGTAGCCGGTGCCGTTGCCAATCAGCAGTTGGCCGTTGGTTGGCGTGGTGGCCAGCCCCGTTCCGCCATTGCTGATGTTCAGCGTGCCGGTGACGTCGCCGCCGGCACCGTTCGATGCCAAGTTCACCGCCCCAACAGCAACGTCCAAAATGCCGCTGCCAAAACTTGTCCCGCGCAACACGCCGGTGCTGCTTGGGCGTGCAAACCGCATGGTTGCGTTGCCGCCGCTTCCGGTCACGTAGTCGCCCGGATTCGATTGCATAATCAGGCCGTTCGATGGGTTCGTTCCCCCACCTTGCTGAAGTTTGATGCTGCTGAATGGTGTCTGTGCCGAAACCGACAGTGTGAGTCCGATCAGGGCAATTCCCATCCCTGCAAGTGTTTTCATTGCCTTCATTGGTGCGTACCTCTGTTTGATTGGTGTATTGAACAGTGAGCCGTCTTTTAGCTCATTTTCTGATGTCTGTACCTTTGGTTGTCTTCCCCTGCCTCTACACAGGTCTGGCTTGAGGTTGGCCACGGTCTGCTGCTATTTATCAATCACATATTTCAGGCTTCCGGTTGCCGTTGGATAGAATCCACCGAACGTCACAAGGAAGCCAACGCCAGGAGTGATGGAGGTTACTGAAGCGGTGATGGTCTGCCCGCTGGGATCGGAGATGGAGATTACAACGTTGGCCCCGGCGGTCACCAGTGGGTTGTTGACCATCAGCGTGGTGGCCTCGAAGGGAATCGGAACGGTCCCGGAAATCCCGCCATCGAACGTCACCCAATTCGGCGCGCCTGGCGTTCCGGCGTTGTACTCGAACTGCTGCGTGGTGGTGTTGAAAAGGATCAGCGAGGTTGCCGGCCCGGCGATGTTATCCCGTTCGGTGGTTGTCACGCGGGGGAGCAATACCCCCTGCGACGAAGAGGAGAAATCGGCAACTGCCGAAGGGGATGGCGATGGAGTTCCAACCCCTAACGAACCGTTTGGGGCAATGCGCATCCGCTCGATATTGTTGGTGCGGAACACCAGCGGCTGCGGGTCGGTGGTGCCCACAAAGTTGATTGCCGGGTTCGTCCCGCTGTTCCCGGTAAGGGACCATCCAACGTTGTTGATATTGATCCCCGACAAAAACGGGACCCAGTTCGGGATCAGCGGCGTTCCGGCGTTGTACTCGAACTGGTTTGCTGTTGTGTTAAAAATCAGAAGAGTGGTTGCGGGCTGATAGATGGCGTTCCGCTGCGTGGCGGTCATCCGTGGCAACAGCAACCCGGCATGGAAGGAGGTGATATCCAACGCGGCGGAGATGTCGGGGCGCAAGGTCCCAACCCCCATGTGGCCGTAGATATCGGACATTGGGCTTGGCGAAATGCCGGGGGTTGGTTGCGCTGATGCGATGATGCTGGCGGTCCCCCACAGGAAGGGAATCAGCCAGCGGCGTGTTGCTGGGATCATCATTGACGTTGCTGAAATGCCGGGTTCTACCAGCCGATAGCCTTCTGTAGCAGTCTTCTGTAGCTTCGTTGCTATCGGCCATTACGTCAATTCCAGAAAGTGCCCCTTGCCTGCATCCTCGGCTGACCAGGTCCTCTTGGTTAAAGAAGCCTTGTTGCGTTGC encodes:
- a CDS encoding AAA family ATPase; translated protein: MAKKFEALQSTERVIVPEALTGFLNHGILPFTGRSREIEMLVQFWHQAPDEQGLQAALVLGEAGMGKSRVIDELIPHITHNGGIVLRVKLFTGSTLSLAQLLAKAIRTNLGVRTLLAGHVEDTIGSVTTALQRLVKLRPALLVIEDIHWLPAELLMELAGFLEGMSQEYLRVVFLARPVVFDARGIIERYLTTEIAMKGLNAEEVEALWERLFISRGEEECIRVLHEISGGNPLALRSALRGAVHSKLIGIESMGGSRWKVLCPLPVLKSNISRFVEVLSDGLAAHLTSQELDSARQLAALGEIISPEAAAIMIDNSKLVIEQLIHKGILVPVLSVSLEIEKEFEQSAYGFTHTLLHRHLLKQSSGSSVQLMRILAENIPIHSIQLFEQLQGVSLEQIPNDSIAAAFDNWVKRPPDIWVSHGSQAAVVVLDTLKWLLDAAPSTVANVRYREIYLRLTTLMLAHMKSGLQDCQGEARRYAELTANPTTVEEAQQYLYGCSYMMCIEGEQTGKIPIYWWNEWQKSIEKFPAWKGSIEYMVIYASMLHSTLLLTGDFALLRANEDEIMKLIFDESYPAEFREQIILHLSAQYFNMFENDREYKHRLQLIQLYEKNIKNKEWANVMFVRNYMPFLFSTGQFGDFQKLLKSTIPLLVSHQLNRGQNQWSYWAKLSDSAFGIPIQSASHAAEPYRTSEHIFPSAQHRLAKDTVLFSILLDEYQWARQYMHQHEIELSELDLSAQILILLAEDQVEKIPAIEFSRHLDGLFRQLCQVFSANADIATVADHFSKIYILTAKRFAKIRARGNSGLEVSLTLGGTPQYR